From a single Aspergillus puulaauensis MK2 DNA, chromosome 2, nearly complete sequence genomic region:
- the YOS9 gene encoding PRKCSH domain-containing protein (BUSCO:EOG09264C3V;~COG:O;~EggNog:ENOG410PK6W;~InterPro:IPR009011,IPR012913;~PFAM:PF07915;~SECRETED:SignalP(1-23)), which yields MRSQSRLIASLLVLTCASSGAWANRKFNINDDLLAFPQFRLHFPDGYILDSQARAFLEQTPHSGSLAAGKRDTHEQAPLKDETYDPIRDASTEDAVKLSYEELVLEDQRYLCQIPVVEDGDGNQTKPEVNEDEERKELARATDRGLELLREMEGRCLYYISGWWSYSFCYKNQVKQFHALPSGAGIPNYPPIEDHATHSFILGRFPREGAQDDKESDAKSGKTTTDLAELQTRGGSRYLVQHLDSGDQCDLTGRDRKIEVQFHCNPQSTDRIAWIKELHTCSYLMLIYTPRLCNDVAFLPPEQEEVHTIECREIITPDEVPDWEALHEYYLSQKLVESAETLEFPVIGGIEVGAKRLVGTEGRQIEKGRVASIGEEKVDVIAKRVNGEVQFLSKEELKKFDLDPEKVESFRKKLEEWAKGKDWTLEIVTGHGERSSLRGVIDTDDEEEDERKDGEGDKGELDKKKQAGDTNTQGNKGQRDGHQEEKVAGHEQKDERAPESSEEPPSEEGDVGGSEETFKDEL from the exons ATGCGCAGCCAGTCGAGATTAATAGCCTCCCTGCTTGTGCTAACATGTGCAAGTTCTGGCGCATGGGCAAACAGAAAGTTCAATATCAATGATGATTTACTAGCCTTCCCTCAG TTCCGACTCCATTTCCCTGACGGCTACATTCTCGATTCTCAAGCGCGCGCCTTCTTAGAGCAAACACCGCATAGCGGCTCCTTGGCCGCTGGCAAGAGAGACACCCACGAACAAGCCCCGTTAAAGGACGAAACTTACGATCCGATACGGGATGCTTCTACTGAAGATGCTGTCAAGCTTTCCTACGAGGAGTTGGTTCTCGAAGATCAGCGATATCTCTGCCAGATCCCCGTGGTAgaagacggcgatggcaatCAAACGAAGCCCGAAGtcaatgaagacgaagagcgaAAGGAACTCGCGCGTGCAACAGACCGTGGCCTGGAACTTCTCCGGGAGATGGAGGGTCGGTGCCTTTACTACATCTCGGGCTGGTGGTCATACTCGTTCTGCTACAAGAACCAAGTCAAGCAATTCCATGCGCTTCCATCTGGTGCGGGTATCCCTAATTACCCACCCATTGAGGACCACGCCACACACTCGTTCATACTGGGTAGATTCCCGCGTGAAGGTGCCCAGGACGATAAAGAAAGTGATGCTAAATCCGGAAAGACGACCACGGACCTGGCGGAGTTACAGACAAGAGGAGGTTCACGCTACCTAGTTCAACATCTCGACAGCGGCGACCAGTGCGATCTCACGGGAAGGGACCGGAAGATCGAAGTTCAATTCCACTGTAACCCGCAGTCGACAGACCGTATTGCCTGGATAAAGGAACTTCACACCTGCTCATATTTGATGCTTATATATACGCCCCGTCTATGCAACGACGTTGCCTTTCTACCACCCGAACAAGAGGAAGTTCACACTATCGAGTGCCGTGAGATTATCACTCCAGATGAGGTCCCAGACTGGGAAGCATTGCACGAGTACTACTTGTCTCAAAAACTGGTTGAATCCGCTGAAACGTTAGAATTTCCGGTGATTGGAGGGATTGAAGTTGGTGCCAAGCGGTTAGTCGGAACTGAGGGCAGGCAAATCGAAAAGGGCCGTGTGGCTTCCATTGGCGAGGAAAAGGTGGATGTGATTGCGAAACGCGTGAACGGCGAAGTGCAATTCCTGTCCAAGGAGGAACTAAAGAAGTTTGACCTGGACCCCGAGAAAGTTGAGTCGTTCAGGAAGAAACTAGAGGAATGGGCAAAGGGCAAGGATTGGACACTGGAGATCGTTACAGGCCACGGAGAGCGTTCCTCTCTCCGTGGGGTAATCGATactgatgatgaggaggaggatgaacGGAAAGATGGTGAGGGAGACAAGGGAGAGCTagacaagaaaaagcagGCGGGCGATACGAATACACAAGGCAACAAGGGACAGCGTGATGGTCAccaggaagagaaggtg
- a CDS encoding pirin family protein (COG:S;~EggNog:ENOG410PH6B;~InterPro:IPR008778,IPR003829,IPR014710,IPR011051;~PFAM:PF05726,PF02678) produces MKLLCSIFVGIATIVFTALKFNPDLNIRVDFDLLKDFTSRLQAYYTTATAKEPIPPTIPTDPITLKMSVPRTIRTAFLAVEQAEGAGARVRRSIGTAKLRNFSPFLMLDHFTIGKGAGFPDHPHRGQETITYLLSGGVDHEDFAGNKGTIGPGDLQFMTAGKGIMHAEMPHENPDGSPNVGMQLWVDLPKTLKMCEPRYRDLRASEIPVANVDQGRVTVKVISGQSHGVDSVRDLAYTPVWLLDMTIKPGGRISQVLPVGWNAFAYTLSGNTVFGSRDSTQLVKQFHNVVFDQAGDYVEVSVPDNAEEESRIILVAGQPLDQKVVQYGPFVLTSQEEVYQAMLDYQTGSNGFEKVRGWASEIGKRMAGH; encoded by the coding sequence ATGAAATTGCTCTGTTCCATTTTTGTTGGCATCGCAACAATTGTCTTCACTGCTCTCAAGTTCAATCCAGACTTGAATATCCGTGTCGACTTTGACCTTCTAAAAGACTTCACTTCGCGACTACAAGCCTACTACACTACGGCAACTGCCAAAGAACCCATTCCACCAACTATTCCTACCGACCCTATCACCCTCAAAATGTCCGTGCCCCGCACAATCCGCACTGCCTTCCTCGCAGTTGAGCAAGCCGAAGGCGCAGGCGCGCGCGTTCGCCGCTCAATCGGCACTGCAAAGCTCCGCAATTTCTCGCCCTTCCTCATGCTCGACCACTTCACCATTGGCAAGGGCGCCGGCTTCCCGGACCACCCCCACCGCGGGCAAGAAACAATCACCTACCTGCTCTCAGGCGGCGTCGACCATGAAGATTTCGCAGGGAACAAGGGGACCATTGGGCCCGGCGACCTGCAGTTCATGACGGCCGGCAAGGGAATCATGCACGCGGAAATGCCGCACGAGAACCCCGACGGCAGTCCCAATGTCGGCATGCAGTTGTGGGTTGATCTACCCAAGACGCTGAAGATGTGCGAGCCGCGGTACCGCGATCTGAGGGCCAGCGAGATCCCTGTTGCGAATGTCGACCAGGGCCGTGTTACCGTTAAGGTTATTTCGGGCCAGAGCCATGGTGTTGACTCCGTTCGCGATTTGGCATATACCCCTGTTTGGCTCCTTGATATGACTATTAAGCCTGGTGGCCGGATCTCACAAGTGCTCCCGGTTGGGTGGAATGCGTTTGCTTATACGTTATCGGGCAACACAGTGTTTGGGTCGCGGGACTCGACGCAGCTGGTAAAGCAGTTCCATAATGTTGTTTTCGACCAGGCAGGAGATTATGTCGAGGTTTCGGTGCCGGATaatgccgaggaggagtCGAGGATTATCCTTGTTGCTGGGCAGCCGCTGGACCAGAAGGTTGTGCAATATGGACCATTTGTGTTGACGAGTCAGGAGGAGGTTTACCAAGCTATGCTTGATTACCAGACTGGTTCGAATGGATTCGAGAAAGTCCGCGGATGGGCGAGCGAGATTGGGAAGCGGATGGCGGGTCACTAG
- the pmt4 gene encoding dolichyl-phosphate-mannose-protein mannosyltransferase (BUSCO:EOG09260J53;~CAZy:GT39;~COG:O;~EggNog:ENOG410PGU4;~InterPro:IPR036300,IPR027005,IPR016093,IPR003342, IPR032421;~PFAM:PF16192,PF02815,PF02366;~TransMembrane:11 (i42-61o96-116i128-151o157-174i181-203o223-251i272-291o594-615i636-654o666-685i725-746o);~go_component: GO:0016020 - membrane [Evidence IEA];~go_function: GO:0000030 - mannosyltransferase activity [Evidence IEA];~go_process: GO:0006493 - protein O-linked glycosylation [Evidence IEA]) produces the protein MSSSPSLRKRGGKKEDSPATFDHSFAPSSSQLRAAPPRSSEWDYRLAITILTVLAFITRFYKISYPDQVVFDEVHFGKFASYYLRRTYFFDVHPPFAKLLLAFTGWLVGYDGHYLFENIGESYIDNKVPYVALRAMPAILGALTIPVVFLIMWESGYSLPACVLASGLVLFDNAHIGEDRLILLDSTLVITMALSILCYVRFYKLRHEAFGRKWWKWLLLTGVSLSCVISTKYVGVFTFVTIGAAVLVDLWNLLDIRRPGGALSMVEWSKHFAARFVSLVVIPFFFYLFWFQVHFAILTHSGPGDDFMTPAFQETLSDNALSAQSVSIEYFDTISMRHKDTKVFLHSHPDTYPLRYDDGRISSQGQQVTGYPYNDTNNHWQIIPTVPLDASDEKSKKVRNGDVVQLRHVATDTILLTHDVASPYYPTNQEFTTVSHELADDKRHNDTLFEIKVEHGKSKQEFRTLASQFKLVHVPTKVAMWTHTSPLPDWGFKQAEINGNKNVLQGSNIWFVETVESLEEDSPRLNKEERKVKHMPFWRKYIELQRAMFFHNNALTSSHPYASEPFQWPFLLRGVSFWTKNDTREQIYFLGNPVGWWISSSLLAVFAGVIGADQLSLRRGVDAVEEIWGTGSRSRLYNSTGFLFLCWAAHYFPFWLMGRQRFLHHYLPAHVASALVTGALIEFIFNIQPISVPATVPIAADDPTGKAKIRRFVTARERMGLNSVLAGWIATLTILAATIWGFWFFAPLTYGTPGLDVAGVNARKWLGYDLHFAK, from the exons atgtcttcctcgccctctcttCGGAAGAGGGGCGGCAAGAAGGAGGACTCTCCGGCAACCTTCGACCACTCTTTTGCTCCTTCGTCCTCTCAATTGAGGGCAGCGCCGCCTCGCTCGTCAGAATGGGACTATCGGCTGGCCATTACCATTCTGACCGTGCTGGCTTTCATCACTCGATTCTACAAGATTTCCTACCCCGACCAGGTTGTTTTTGACGAGGTGCATTTTGGAAAG TTCGCTTCCTACTATCTACGACGTACCTACTTTTTCGACGTTCACCCCCCGTTTGCCAAACTCCTGCTCGCATTTACCGGGTGGTTGGTCGGCTATGACGGCCACTATCTGTTCGAAAACATTGGCGAATCGTACATTGATAACAAGGTCCCTTATGTTGCTCTCCGCGCCATGCCCGCCATTCTCGGCGCCCTCACAATCCCCGTGGTGTTTCTGATTATGTGGGAGTCTGGATACTCGCTTCCGGCCTGTGTCCTAGCTTCGGGGCTTGTCCTGTTTGATAACGCCCACATTGGCGAAGACCGACTGATCCTGTTGGACTCCACTCTAGTCATCACGATGGCTCTGAGTATCCTGTGCTACGTTCGGTTCTACAAACTGCGCCATGAGGCCTTCGGACGGAAATGGTGGAAGTGGCTTCTTCTGACTGGTGTCTCGCTGAGCTGCGTTATTTCAACCAAGTACGTCGGTGTCTTCACTTTCGTCACCATCGGTGCGGCTGTGTTGGTTGACCTGTGGAACTTGCTGGACATCCGACGACCCGGCGGCGCTCTTAGTATGGTCGAATGGAGCAAGCACTTTGCAGCCCGCTTCGTCTCCCTCGTCGTTATTCCATTCTTCTTCTATCTATTCTGGTTCCAGGTCCACTTCGCCATTCTCACACACTCTGGCCCTGGTGATGATTTCATGACACCTGCTTTCCAGGAAACGCTGAGTGACAATGCCTTGTCTGCGCAATCTGTTAGTATTGAATACTTTGACACGATTTCCATGCGACACAAAGATACGAAGGTTTTCTTACACAGTCACCCGGACACGTACCCACTGCGCTACGACGATGGACGTATCTCCAGCCAGGGCCAGCAAGTGACTGGGTACCCTTACAATGATACCAACAACCACTGGCAAATCATCCCCACTGTTCCGTTGGATGCAAGTGAcgagaagagcaagaaggtACGCAATGGCGATGTTGTCCAACTTCGTCACGTGGCTACCGATACCATTCTCCTCACTCACGACGTCGCATCGCCTTATTACCCTACGAACCAAGAGTTCACCACCGTTTCTCACGAGCTCGCCGATGACAAGAGACATAACGACACGCTATTCGAAATTAAGGTTGAACATGGCAAGTCTAAACAGGAATTCAGGACACTTGCTAGCCAATTTAAATTGGTCCATGTGCCAACCAAGGTCGCTATGTGGACTCACACATCTCCGTTGCCTGATTGGGGTTTCAAGCAAGCCGAGATCAACGGCAATAAGAATGTTCTTCAAGGCAGCAACATCTGGTTTGTGGAGACTGTTGAGTCCTTGGAAGAGGATAGTCCCCGCCTCAATAAGGAAGAGCGCAAGGTTAAGCATATGCCCTTCTGGAGGAAGTACATTGAACTGCAGCGAGCTATGTTTTTCCACAACAATGCGCTGACTAGCAGCCACCCCTACGCGAGCGAGCCGTTCCAATGGCCGTTCCTTCTGCGTGGTGTCAGCTTCTGGACCAAGAACGACACTCGCGAGCAGATCTATTTCCTCGGCAATCCAGTTGGATGGTGGATTTCTAGCAGTCTTCTAGCTGTGTTTGCCGGCGTTATTGGTGCTGATCAGCTTTCACTTCGTCGTGGAGTggatgctgttgaagagA TTTGGGGCACCGGCTCTCGTTCGCGCCTATATAACAGCACcggtttcttgtttttgtgcTGGGCCGCCCATTATTTCCCCTTCTGGTTGATGGGTCGCCAACGTTTCCTGCATCATTATCTGCCCGCGCATGTTGCATCGGCTCTTGTGACAGGCGCGCTGATTGAATTCATTTTCAACATCCAGCCGATTTCGGTACCGGCGACAGTACCAATAGCTGCAGACGACCCGACGGGCAAGGCGAAGATCAGGCGTTTCGTCACTGCGAGAGAGCGCATGGGCTTGAATTCCGTCCTTGCCGGTTGGATTGCGACCTTGACGATTTTGGCCGCTACCATCTGGGGATTCTGGTTCTTCGCACCCTTGACCTACGGAACTCCCGGTCTAGATGTGGCCGGAGTGAACGCACGTAAATGGCTTGGCTATGACTTGCACTTTGCGAAATAG